From a single Accipiter gentilis chromosome 10, bAccGen1.1, whole genome shotgun sequence genomic region:
- the C10H17orf80 gene encoding uncharacterized protein C17orf80 homolog encodes MAAAPAGKELCPYCHKPFKRLRSHLPHCKAAPSSATGRAPGLGPGLGLSLGPAAGPSAPGSGSGSDGAGLSAAGQGAGSRPRVGKSGKRLPSASVGQGLAGAVPQKAAAGRVEKDAAAWKGQKVAAEQGGGSDPELCHQSNRGHAQRKVEPAVQELATSLDLLPEEVEDIPQKLSNGVKIVIEKHRARVIREKSSSRSRDASAGSHGTHGSPVEGPDPGSAADRADAAQPDTQEGITDPDTANTEMRSRGAVENTSVSSKGEKSSSLKATKIPTLQDPPEADCRSSPSDLVQQEAIDKTVTEEKQMYLEVGVEYKAPVSALHTKSLHLSAIEGFRGHNEGASKNYLTSIQKLRESKEQMAVVSEPILNARRDTELALHQFLLHTSKSQPICLSQASGRSRQAGAMGLEWFPDLYPNYDGLSIFPGKPFQEDMGITMKTARGNFSEGQQGPLSERRLMDVRLRELPAWLATCDFSLQGLLGGVQKAWSSYYDKYINVKRGGPAGISMLLAGYCLLSYGWNYQHIKSHRWRKYH; translated from the exons AtggcggcggcaccggcggggAAAGAGCTGTGCCCGTACTGCCACAAGCCCTTCAAGCGTCTCCGCTCCCACCTCCCGCACTGCAAGGCCGCGCCCAGCTCAGCCACCGGTAGAGCCCCGGGGCTAGGCCCGGGCCTAGGCCTAAGCCTAGGCCCAGCCGCCGGGCCCTCCGCGCCTGGGAGCGGCTCTGGTTCGGATGGAGCCGGCCTCTCTGCCGCCGGGCAGGGGGCAGGTAGCAGGCCGCGGGTGGGTAAGAGTGGCAAACGGCTGCCCAGCGCCAgcgtggggcaggggctggccggTGCTGTCCCCCAAAAAGCGGCAGCGGGACGCGTGGAGAAGGATGCGGCGGCCTGGAAGGGGCAGAAGGTCGCGGCTGAGCAGGGTGGGGGGTCCGACCCCGAGCTTTGCCACCAGTCCAACAGAGGCCACGCACAGCGGAAGGTGGAACCTGCAGTACAGGAGTTAGCCACGTCCCTTGATTTGCTCCCCGAGGAGGTTGAAGATATACCCCAAAAGCTGAGTAATGGAGTGAAAATAGTAATAGAGAAGCACCGTGCCAGGGTGATCAGGGAGAAGAGCAGTTCCAGGAGCAGGGATGCTTCAGCAGGGAGCCACGGCACACACGGGTCACCTGTGGAAGGGCCGGATCCAGGCAGCGCTGCTGACCGCGCTGACGCAGCCCAGCCTGACACACAGGAGGGAATAACTGATCCAGATACTGCAAACACAGAGATGCGCAGCCGTGGAGCGGTGGAGAACACATCTGTGAgctcaaagggagaaaaaagcagtAGTTTAAAGGCAACAAAAATACCCACACTTCAAGATCCCCCTGAAGCTGACTGCAGAAGTAGCCCCAGTGACCTCGTTCAGCAGGAGGCAATAGACAAAACCGTGACAGAAGAGAAGCAGATGTACCTTGAAGTTGGTGTGGAATACAAAGCTCCTGTTTCTGCTTTGCATACGAAGAGCCTCCATCTGTCAGCAATAGAGGGTTTCAGAGGTCACAACGAAGGGGCATCCAAAAATTACCTAACCAGCATACAAAAGCTTCGAGAGAGCAAGGAGCAGATGGCTGTAGTTTCCGAGCCCATCCTGAATGCAAGGAGGGACACAGAGCTGGCGCTGCACCAGTTCTTGCTCCACACCTCCAAAAGCCAACCCATCTGTCTATCCCAGGcctctggcaggagcaggcaggcaggtgcCATGGGCTTGGAGTGGTTTCCAGACTTATATCCTAATTATGATGGGCTGAGTATTTTTCCAGGGAAGCCTTTCCAAGAAGACATGGGGATCACAATGAAGACAGCAAGGGGCAATTTCTCAGAGGGACAACAAG GTCCCCTCTCAGAAAGGCGTCTGATGGATGTAAGGCTCAGGGAGCTGCCCGCGTGGCTGGCCACCTGCGACTTTTCTCTTCAGGGGCTGCTTGGAGGAGTGCAGAAAG CCTGGAGCAGCTATTATGACAAATACATCAACGTGAAGAGGGGTGGACCAGCTGGGATCTCTATGCTGCTGGCTGGATACTGCCTCCTCAGCTATGGCTGGAATTATCAGCACATCA AGAGTCATCGCTGGCGTAAATACCACTGA
- the CPSF4L gene encoding putative cleavage and polyadenylation specificity factor subunit 4-like protein produces the protein MQELVAGVEKIRFDLEVDVEQQRGAQPLPFPGMDKLGSAVCEFFHRGLCAKGMRCPFRHVIGEKTVVCKHWLRGLCKKGDGCNFLHEYDATKMPECYFFSKFGECSNKDCPFLHIDSTTSTMGCPWYDRGFCRHGPLCKYKHTQRVMCANYLVGFCPEGPKCKFMHLKAGLMTSSMDPSKGAGCPRELVQLDVAAGEESGYKDVPPMKPPLPVTGSAQHLSAQLWDTNTWPRGPQSLFEQGTCFKCLLQLEVSGCCSQCGQKGHYTSKCGKRQLEILLGK, from the exons atgcaggagctggtggctggtgtggagaagatcaggtttgactTGGAGGTTGATGTGGAGCAGCAGCGAGGAGCTCAGCCCCTGCCCTTCCCGGGTATGGACA agctggggtCTGCCGTCTGCGAGTTCTTCCACCGAGGGCTTTGTGCCAAGG GCATGCGGTGCCCTTTTCGGCACGTCATCGGGGAGAAGACGGTGGTGTGCAAGCACTGGCTGCGTGGGCTCTGCAAGAAGGGCGATGGATGCAACTTTCTGCACGAGTACGACGCGACCAAGATGCCCGAATGCTATTTCTTCTCCAAGTTTG GCGAGTGCAGCAACAAGGACTGTCCCTTCCTGCACATTGATTCCACTACCAGCACCATGGGTTGTCCCTGGTACGACCGCGGTTTCTGCAGGCACG GTCCCCTGTGCAAGTATAAGCACACGCAGCGGGTGATGTGTGCCAACTACCTTGTCGGCTTCTGCCCAGAAGGACCCAAGTGCAAATTCATGCA CCTCAAGGCCGGGCTGATGACGAGCAGCATGGATCCATCCAAG GGAGCTGGCTGTCCTCGGGAGCTTGTACAGCTGGATGTGGCTGCTGGTGAGGAGAGTGGATACAAGGATGTGCCACCCATGAAGCCCCCCCTACCAGTCACCGGCAGCGCCCAGCACCTGTCAGCACAGCTGTGGGACACCAATACCTGGCCCCGGGGCCCACAGAGCCTGTTTGAACAAGGCACCTGCTTCAAGT GTTTGTTGCAGTTGGAGGTCTCGGGATGCTGCTCGCAG TGCGGACAGAAAGGTCACTACACCAGTAAGTGTGGGAAGAGGCAGCTGGAAATCCTGCTGGGGAAGTGA